DNA from bacterium:
GATTAGGTAGCGAACGTCGTCGACCCAGTTGTCCAACACGTCAGAAGACCGGCGGAGCCCGGGCGTCACAAACGGGGGGCCGTTGACGAACTCAAAGTGCTGGTAGTCCGACAACGACCAACTGACCGGCATCTCGATCAGATCGGTCGTTTCACCGAACTCAAGCAGGGCGTCCACGGCGACCGTGTCGCCACGGCGCGCGCGGTAGGGCTGGTGATCGTGGGCCATCATGCTGCTGTCATAGAGGAAGCCATGTCGGATCAAGAGATCGATCGTGTGCGGGCTCAGATCCCACCCGGGCGATCGGTATCCCGAAGGGCTGGCTCCTGTGACGCGGCGGATCGCGTCGCTGCCCTTGACGAGCGCGGCCTCTTCTTGCTCCGCCGACACCGCCGTCGGCCGCTCGTGCAGATATCCGTGATTCGCAATCTCGTGGCCTTCCGCGTGAACTCGCGCACACATCTCGGGATACGTGTCCAGCGTGTGCCCCGGGATGAACCACGTGCTTGCGATTTCGTACCGCTTCAACAACTGAAGGATCCGCTGAGCGCCGACAACACCGAACTCCCCGCGCGAGATCGGCGTAGGAGTGACCATGCCGCGCGAGATCCACGTCGAGATCGCGTCGAAATCGAACGTGAGACAGACGACGTGGCCGGTTCTCGCTGACGTCGCCACTCGCCCCCCAGTGTGCCAGATGGTCTCCGAGCGTGAACACGCGATCGGGCGATGACTCCTCCGAGGCACTCGGGGCGGAGACGTCGCCCCCATCGGCGCGCCGTCGCACGCGTCGGCCGCAGTGCCGTTCGCGTGGCGCCCATACTTCTCGTGCAGCGGGGCAAGACCCTGCACGAGGAAAGTGCGACCCGTGCGCGGGCCCCGCCGATCCCCCGGCGCCTCCAGGACTCTTGCAAGATTCACAAGTTCTTCATCGATCTTCGAAGAGTTCTTCAACGGGTCGAGGTATCGTCAGGGTGACGGCATCGAGCGAGACTGGAATCTCAACGGTCGAGCCCGTGAGCCAGAAAAATGCCGGAGGTGAAGAGGATGCTACCTTTCAAGGGACGGATCGCACGACTGGTGGTGCTGGGCACAACGTTTGTCGCACTGAGCGGGCTTCCCGCGTATGCGGCGCCGGCGTGGAGCAACGGAAATCATCAGGGGTGGGGCAATCGCGATCAGGCCCAGAATAGCTGCAACGGCAACTTCCGTCGCCAGGGACGCCCGCAGGACCAATCGTGCGGCTGGAACGGGAATCAGAACGGCAACCAGTGGAACGGCGGGGGGTCCTGGAATGAGGGCGCGTATCCTCCGGGGCAGGTCAATGGCATGTCCTGGCAGGCCGCAGGATACTCCCCCGCGCAGGCGTGGGCAGTGTACAGCGGTCCGGGCGGAGGATCGCAAAACGGGTACACCGCCCAGCCGAACCCATAGCCGAGTCGCGGTGGGGACGGGGACCGGGGTGGATGACGCGCACTGAGGCGGGCTTCCGGCGGTGCCACGCTAACTCGAGGGTGCCCCGGGAAGCCCGCCGTTAGGCTCGGCGCACGGCACGAGGGGTTTTGTCCGGACGCAGCGCCTTCAGCGCGGCGTGGCGGAGCCCGTCCTCCAACCGCTCTCGGTATTCGACTTCGACGACGAGCGTGGGCTTCACCCACTGTGGCCGTAAGTCGGTGCGCATCTCGCCCCAATGATCCCTCAGCGTGGGAACCGAGCGAAATGGCGAGACTGCGGTGACCATCGTCTTCAGTTGTTCGAGGATCGCCTTGCGCGCCCCGACCGAGAGCCCGCCGCCGACGAGGCCCGCGTAGGCGAGCTTCTCCTTGCGGTCATACTGTCCGAGAATCAGTGCGCTGAGACGGTTCGGCGCCGATGACAGATACCCGCCGACGACAAACTCTTCCCGTCGGTGGAACGCCATCTTGCGCCAATCCTTCGACCGCTTGCCGGGGCGATACGTGCTCGCGAGCCGCTTGGCCACGACGCCTTCCAGCCCTTGCCGCTGGCACTCCTCATAGACGAAGGTGCCCAGTGCACCCGGAAACGGGTCGGTCACGCGCACGAAGTCGCTAGTGAGCACGGGCTTCAACGCGGCCAAGACATCTTGCCGTTCTTTCAGGGGACGGTCGCGAAGTGTGTGTCCGTCCACGTAGAGGCAGTCGAACACAACATAGGATACGTGGCCGGTGCGCGGCCGGCTTCCTGGGCGCAGCCATTGTTGCAGCGCGCCAAAGTCAGGGAGCCCGTCCGCGCCTACCGCCACGACCTCTCCGTCCAGTACGACCGGAACGGTGATCGATTTCAGCGAATCAGCGACCGGGGCGAACAGGCCTGTGTAGTTCTCGAGGTTCCGAGACCACAGACGAACCCGATCTTGTTGGACGTGCGCGAGAATCCGGATGCCGTCCCATTTCGGTTCGTAGGTCCATTCGGGGCTGTCGAACGCTGCCTTCCCAGCTTCGGCCAGCATGGGCGGAAAGGGCTTGGGGAATCGCGTCGACCCGGGCTTGTCAAGCCCGAGCCGTGCAAGTGCCCGTCGCGTTGTTGCCGTCCACCTCACGCGGGGGAAAGACACGCGGGGGATTAGAACAGGGGCGTGCGTAAATCCTTCCCGGTCGGTTCGAGCCCTGCAATGTCCATCCGTCAAGAAGACTCCGCAGTCGCTTCTGACCGCGGATGCAGCAGCGCATCAAGAGGTCAACGATGTCGGTCGGGGGACGCTGATCGGGTCTGCCACGGACGCAGACGGTAACGTCCTCGGGCTGATTCAGTCGTCGTAGTTGCAGCACCCTGCGCGCGTCCTTCCCGGAGCGACAGGGCATCCAACGCGCGGGTTGACGTCTTCGGTGGTTCAGTCGCGGATAATTGCCAGCGCGGACCGCCCGAACGGGGACGGCGAAGGCGACGCGAGGCGCGCCGGAGCCGCCGCCGTGCCCGGGTCCGCGGCGTGCCGCAGATGGTTCGCGAGTGCGGTCACGGTCGACCCGTCATATTCGCTTCCCGCGCGCTCCTGCAGCTCGGCCACCGCGGTGGCTGTCGACGACGCGCTGCGGTACGGCCTCGCCGACGTCATCGCGTCGTACGTGTCCGCCACCGCAACAATGCGGGCTTCCAGGGGGATCGCCTCGCCCTTCAAGCCGTCAGGATACCCCGAGCCGTCGAGCCGTTCGTGGTGCCAACGGATGCCGGGACGCGCGAAGGCGAGCGGCGGAATGCGGCGGATCAAGTCGTCCCCAACGGTGGTGTGGGACGCGACGAGCGCGAACTCGCCCGGCGTCAGCTTCCCGGGTTTGTTGAGGATGACGTCGGGCACGACGATCTTGCCCACGTCGTGCAGGAGCGCCGTTTGATGGAGCGCGCGCAGCCGCTCGGGGGACAACCCCAGTTCCTCACCGATGCGCGTCGAGAGCCGGGCCACGCGGGCAGAGTGCCCGTGCGTGTCCGCGTGCCGCGCCTCGACGATGTCCACGAAGGCCTGTAACACCTCCGCGTAACTGTGTTCGAGCTTGCCGACGGTGTCCCCGACGAGCAGGGTGGCGAACACTTCCGAGACGCTGTTGCGTCGCGCCGCCTCCCGCAGCACGGCGAGGAGGATCACGCCGAGCCCCGCAAGGAGGAGCACATGATATTCCCACCAGCGTACGTGCCACGTCGCGGATGTGGCGAACGCGACGGCCGACACCTGCAGGATGAGCAAGCCCGTGACCATGGCATGAGGAAACGGGAGCCCCGTCAGCCGGAAGTCGCGGTAGTACGGGACGGTTGCGGCGGCCAGTGCAGCGAACGCCAGCAGGCTTCCGCCCGCGACGATGAGCATGTTGACGCTCTCATATCCTTCCTCGGACGACGGGGCACCGCCGAGCGCGAGAAACGCAGGATAGCGGACGGCCGCTAGCGCGGCTAGGAGCGCGACCGCCATCACCACGAGGAACAGGTACGGTCCGACGCGGGTGATGGTCTGCTGCGTGGGAGGGGAGTACCGATAGCTGCTGGCCGCCAGCAACACGCTGCACAGCAGAAAGCCGAGGATCAGGGTCCATTCCGTCCCGGTCGTGGCGATCGGGAGCAGGGTCTCTGGGGTCAGCAGCGCGTGCACCACGAGGAAGACGCCCATCGCGTGGAACGCAAGGGCGAGGATGATGATTCGGGCGTTCTCCGTTTTGGCGGCGACGCGGGCGAGGAGCGTCGCGAGGACGATCCCGACGACCCCGGCCGCGCTCACGAGAACCAGGTGCGCCCAGGAGAGCTCCCATTGGACGTCCAAGGCCGGATGCTGCGCAAGGATGCCGAGCGCGACGCTCGGGATCGACACGTAGAGAAACCACCGAACCATCTGCGTGCTCGGGAGCGGCACGGTCCGCCTACGATCGTGGCCACGCTGGGACTGCCGATGCATTTCCGGTGCTCCGCGAAGCGAAAGTCGTTCCCTTGAGAGGTGCCCATCCCGCGTGCCGCTTAGACCACCCCGGGGCGCTCGCATCGGGGGCCGAGGATCCGGAGCCGTCGAAGCAGGTGCCGTCGGTGTGCCCGCGTCGCGGCGCGTCTCAAGTCGGCCGAGGGGTACCGCCGCGACTGCAGACAGGGTGGAGGAGCCCGATGCACGAGCACGCTCGAGGCGAGGCGCCGGACGGCCGCGCGTTGAGGCGATGGCTACTGCGCGAAGTCTTCCGTGATCACGAGCTCTTCGTTCCCGGCGGTCGTGATCCCGATCCCCACGTATCGGAACGCGGGATACAGCATCACGGTGCGATGCACGGGACTCGCGAGGAACGCCCGGTTCGCCTCTTCGACGGTGGGTACCAATCCCACGTTCTCCCCGACCATCGTGCCAGGCCGCATCTCCGCGGACAGCCGCTGGAGCAGGGTTGCTCCCGATGAGGAGACGTGCCCCAGGAAGCCATGAAGGGCCATGTCCTGCGAGAGCGCTCTGGCCGTCGATCGGAGATGCGGGTCCATGGCCAAGGGGCTTTCGTGAACGCGCGCACGCGCGCGGTTCAGGAGCCCGAACAGTTCCACCTCCGCACGAGGGACGAGCCTGGGGTTCGAGGTCGCCAGCCCGGCGGGGACCGTGATCACGCCCCCCGCCGCCGGCGCCGACAGCACCATCCCGGTGACCAACGCCGAGAGCACGGCGGCGCCGCCGACCACCGCAACTACCCGCTGCCAGCTCATCGCATTGGCGCCTTTCACCATCCTACACGTGCGGAGGATCGCGCGGTATCTCGCCGGCTTACCTCCCTATCCCGATCACGAACTCGGGGAGCGCGATCCTCTAGCGCCACCAGCCCCCCTCGACGTTAGACGCGGCTTCCCGGAAACCTTCTCCCGGCGCGTCCTCACATCCTCGCGGTGCATCATGCGCTCAACGCGACCGGGCGGGTTCGGCTTGGGACAGGGCGCGTGTGCGCGGAACGCATCGACCGTGTGACGCACGGCTTAGTCCACTCGTGCCATCTATCGGCACCGGGACGAGGAGCTCTCACGGTCCCACGCCGAACAGCATGAGGCGGGCAGCGTCCGAAGGACCGCACCCAGGGACGGGAGGAGGCGTCGCGTGAAAGACACGGTATTGCTGGAGGAGATGTCGTGGCCCGAGGTGCAGGCGGCGCTCGAGCGCGGCGTGCGGACGATTGTGATCGTGGCCGCGTCGATCGAGCAGCACGGTCCGCACCTACCCACCATGACCGACACCGCGATCGGGCGCGCGGTCGGCGAATTGGTGGCGCGGAAGCTCGGCAAGGCCCTGCTGGCCCCGGTGATCCGGCCGGGGTGCTCCGACCACCACCTTGCGTTTCCCGGAAGCATCTCGATCCCTCACGAGGTCATGATCGCGACGGTCACGGCGTACGTCCGGTCCCTCGCGCCCCACGGATTCGATACCTTTGTGCTGCTGTCGTCCCACGGAGGGAACTTCGACGTCCTGGAGACCGCGGCGCGGCGATTGCGTGACGAGTACGCGTCGGGCGGCGTGCGGATCGTCGGTGCGTTCGGACGCGAAGCGTTGTTGGAAATGTCGCGCGTGATGGTCGCGGCCGCGGCTGCCCACGGCGCCGCGCAGGACGTCGACGCGATCCACGCCGACGCGACCGAGACGTCGGTGATGATGGTGCGGCACCCGGACCTGGTGGCCGCCGATCGGCTCGAGCGGGGCCTCCTCGGCCGCATCAATCCCGATGAAGTATTTCGGCGAGGGCTGCGGGCGATGACGCCGAACGGCATCTTCGGCGACGCGACGCTGGCCGCGCCGGAGATCGGGATCACCGTGCTTGAGCGACTGTCCGACCATCTGGTCGAGGTGGTGCGCCGCCAACTCGCCGCCGGGTGAGCGCGGCGTGTCCGAGGGACTGCGACCCGTCGTGCTGACCGGTGTGCTCTACCGGATCTACGAGACGCGACTCCTGCGGACGCTGCTGGGCGGTCCGCTGCCCAGGCACCTCGGGTTGATCCTTGACGGAAACCGACGCTACGCTCAGCACACGGGTTTGACCGCCCGAGACGGCTACCTCCGTGGCGCCGGTAAGGTCGACGAGATCCTTGAGTGGTGCGAGGCGCTCAGGATCCCCCAGGTCACGATCTGGGTCTTGTCCATGGAGAACCTCGATCGGTCGCCGGAAGAGCTCGGCTCGTTGCTGGACGTTCTGGTGCGGAAGATCCGCGATCTTGCCCGTCATCCGGCGACGGCGCGCACCCGGCGGCGCATCCGGGCCGTCGGCCGGCTCGACGCGCTGCCGCGTCCGCTCCGGGAGGCGGTCGCCGACGCGGAGCGCGAAACGGCCGCGTACGACGGCTGTCTCTTGAACATCGCGGTCGGGTACAGCGGGCGTCAGGAGATTGCCGACGCCGTTGCCGCGCTGGTGCGCGCGCGGTTCCGTCCCGGGATGACGGCGGACGAACTCGCGGCGTGCGTCACCCCCGAGGAGATCGGCAGGCACGTGTACGCGGGCGGCGACGAAGATCCCGATCTGATCATCCGGACGAGCGGCGAGATCCGGCTGAGCGGGTTCCTCCTCTGGCAAAGCGTGTACAGCGAGTACTACTTCTGCGACGTGTATTGGCCAGCGTTCCGGCGCGTCGACTTCCTGCGGGCGCTCCGCAGCTACCAGCAGCGTCAGCGGCGGTTCGGCCGGTAGCGCCCCGCCAACCATCGCGCACGCCATCACGCGGGCTGCGGCGGCGCTGGCGGATCACGTCATCGGCGCGTCGCTGTCCCACGTGATGCCGGCGAGGGTGTTCGTGCCGATCGTCGCGAACGCGCCGATGCGCGGGGGAGTGGGCCGCCATGCCGCCGAAGCCATGAGACGTTGGCGGACTGGCATGCCGGAACGCGGCACGCCGATGATGAGACGATGAAGGGATGGTGCGGTGGAACCCACGGTGCGCTACGAGTGGCCCGGCGGGCGTCGGTGCGCGGTGGCCCTGACGTTCGACACCGACGCGGAGGCCGGGCACGTGTTCCAGGACCCCCAGCGAGCCGCACGCCAACTCGCGGACATGGAGGAGCGCCGGTTCGGTGTCCGGACGGGCGTGCCGAGGATTCTCCGGTTGCTCGACCGTTACGGACTGCGGGGCACGTTCTACGTGCCGGGGTGGACGATCGAGCACCACACCGCCGCCATCCGCACGATCCGTGACGCCGGGCACGAGATGGGGGCCCACGGGAACGTGCACGAGCGACTCGACACGCTGTCGCCGG
Protein-coding regions in this window:
- the ligD gene encoding non-homologous end-joining DNA ligase, which translates into the protein MLAEAGKAAFDSPEWTYEPKWDGIRILAHVQQDRVRLWSRNLENYTGLFAPVADSLKSITVPVVLDGEVVAVGADGLPDFGALQQWLRPGSRPRTGHVSYVVFDCLYVDGHTLRDRPLKERQDVLAALKPVLTSDFVRVTDPFPGALGTFVYEECQRQGLEGVVAKRLASTYRPGKRSKDWRKMAFHRREEFVVGGYLSSAPNRLSALILGQYDRKEKLAYAGLVGGGLSVGARKAILEQLKTMVTAVSPFRSVPTLRDHWGEMRTDLRPQWVKPTLVVEVEYRERLEDGLRHAALKALRPDKTPRAVRRA
- a CDS encoding polysaccharide deacetylase, with product MATSARTGHVVCLTFDFDAISTWISRGMVTPTPISRGEFGVVGAQRILQLLKRYEIASTWFIPGHTLDTYPEMCARVHAEGHEIANHGYLHERPTAVSAEQEEAALVKGSDAIRRVTGASPSGYRSPGWDLSPHTIDLLIRHGFLYDSSMMAHDHQPYRARRGDTVAVDALLEFGETTDLIEMPVSWSLSDYQHFEFVNGPPFVTPGLRRSSDVLDNWVDDVRYLIQTTACGVLTYTFHPQAIGRGHRMLFLDRLVQALSALGARFARLDAVARKVASTTD
- a CDS encoding CAP domain-containing protein — encoded protein: MSWQRVVAVVGGAAVLSALVTGMVLSAPAAGGVITVPAGLATSNPRLVPRAEVELFGLLNRARARVHESPLAMDPHLRSTARALSQDMALHGFLGHVSSSGATLLQRLSAEMRPGTMVGENVGLVPTVEEANRAFLASPVHRTVMLYPAFRYVGIGITTAGNEELVITEDFAQ
- the uppS gene encoding polyprenyl diphosphate synthase, whose amino-acid sequence is MSEGLRPVVLTGVLYRIYETRLLRTLLGGPLPRHLGLILDGNRRYAQHTGLTARDGYLRGAGKVDEILEWCEALRIPQVTIWVLSMENLDRSPEELGSLLDVLVRKIRDLARHPATARTRRRIRAVGRLDALPRPLREAVADAERETAAYDGCLLNIAVGYSGRQEIADAVAALVRARFRPGMTADELAACVTPEEIGRHVYAGGDEDPDLIIRTSGEIRLSGFLLWQSVYSEYYFCDVYWPAFRRVDFLRALRSYQQRQRRFGR
- a CDS encoding creatininase family protein, whose product is MKDTVLLEEMSWPEVQAALERGVRTIVIVAASIEQHGPHLPTMTDTAIGRAVGELVARKLGKALLAPVIRPGCSDHHLAFPGSISIPHEVMIATVTAYVRSLAPHGFDTFVLLSSHGGNFDVLETAARRLRDEYASGGVRIVGAFGREALLEMSRVMVAAAAAHGAAQDVDAIHADATETSVMMVRHPDLVAADRLERGLLGRINPDEVFRRGLRAMTPNGIFGDATLAAPEIGITVLERLSDHLVEVVRRQLAAG
- a CDS encoding HD-GYP domain-containing protein; the protein is MVRWFLYVSIPSVALGILAQHPALDVQWELSWAHLVLVSAAGVVGIVLATLLARVAAKTENARIIILALAFHAMGVFLVVHALLTPETLLPIATTGTEWTLILGFLLCSVLLAASSYRYSPPTQQTITRVGPYLFLVVMAVALLAALAAVRYPAFLALGGAPSSEEGYESVNMLIVAGGSLLAFAALAAATVPYYRDFRLTGLPFPHAMVTGLLILQVSAVAFATSATWHVRWWEYHVLLLAGLGVILLAVLREAARRNSVSEVFATLLVGDTVGKLEHSYAEVLQAFVDIVEARHADTHGHSARVARLSTRIGEELGLSPERLRALHQTALLHDVGKIVVPDVILNKPGKLTPGEFALVASHTTVGDDLIRRIPPLAFARPGIRWHHERLDGSGYPDGLKGEAIPLEARIVAVADTYDAMTSARPYRSASSTATAVAELQERAGSEYDGSTVTALANHLRHAADPGTAAAPARLASPSPSPFGRSALAIIRD